The proteins below come from a single Aegilops tauschii subsp. strangulata cultivar AL8/78 chromosome 6, Aet v6.0, whole genome shotgun sequence genomic window:
- the LOC109745186 gene encoding disease resistance protein RGA5-like: protein MEFATGALGTLLPKLGELLLDEYNLQKGLKKGIKDLMDELLVIQAALLKVSDVPLDQLDPLVKIWANDVRELSFAIEDSLDSFMVRVEGLEPTKPHTFFGFIKKTCKKVTKLKIRREIANDIKDVKIQVKEVKDRFDRYKDVIGNTNARTEVDPRLLAMYTKVSDLVGIEKSMDELTERLSKGHDPSGETLKVVSVVGFGGLGKTTLAKAMYDKLNKNFDCGGFVPVGQNPDTKKVLRDILLELDRELYRDASTMDERQLINQLQTFLVGKRYIFVMDDIWDIRTWEVIKCAFMDSHPESRLIITTRIVDVATKAGGIYNMEPLSNDNSEILFYTRTYGGEALTSSNQHVEVTNKILKKCGGAPLAIITIASLLVGKQSEDWSKVYDAIGFRHEDSEVVQNTRKILSFSYYDLPSHLKTCLLYLSMFPEDSFIEKHSLIWKWVSEGFVPDRSFQLGESYFSMLVNRSMIRWIDGDADLDGQSGCRVHDMVLDLIRTISNEVNFATVHDMEHHGTCSGGKLKVRRLAVHGKSGEHNCSIAMEHVRSFNVVECSANSMPLLLSFKVLRVLVIEDCVFWEGGSLEHLGKLLQLRYLGLVKTAVKIPEGIGHDLKFLEILDVRGGLISELPPSVGELMNLRCLWADNGTVMKGEIGKLTCLEELELHSVEKCPNFFTEVRKLTKLRVLKIYFAEIQESAGKALMESLCNLHNIHRLTVLDDGRQAEYSVVVNHSLEDLAPCTKLYELNLLCIVIPRVPSWINHLSVPLLSRLGLHVDAVEVRDVQTIGRLPSLLELGLWSKDEKNVSYTFGSNEFHKLRILWTKNIEIAVGEGALPMLEWLEYTASAERKDAASLVPWRRNSCPLLKDVTCWLDCTNNSYREVKEAKQALRQASGTRRNAEYLYLVIRKENYDEEAGRFIDNLVEVLGGLERPGKEGIPADEADLRDMITSLESLLRDGVEPRVGRYAEQELRGFVTTFKSLLPDAAAATTIKEEPDNGDATSSADQDQEGAASHC from the exons ATGGAGTTTGCCACGGGGGCGTTGGGCACCCTACTCCCCAAGCTGGGGGAGCTGCTTCTTGATGAGTACAACCTGCAGAAGGGATTGAAGAAAGGGATCAAGGACCTGATGGATGAGCTGCTGGTCATACAAGCTGCACTACTGAAGGTGTCCGATGTGCCACTAGATCAGCTTGATCCGCTGGTCAAAATTTGGGCAAACGATGTCAGGGAGCTGTCCTTTGCCATCGAGGACAGCCTCGACTCCTTCATGGTGCGTGTCGAGGGTCTTGAGCCGACAAAGCCACACACCTTCTTCGGGTTCATCAAGAAGACCTGTAAAAAAGTCACTAAGCTCAAGATTCGTCGCGAAATAGCCAATGACATCAAAGACGTCAAGATCCAAGTTAAAGAGGTGAAGGATCGGTTCGACAGATACAAAGATGTTATTGGTAATACTAACGCCCGAACGGAAGTCGACCCACGTCTCTTGGCCATGTACACCAAAGTATCTGACCTTGTTGGGATTGAAAAGTCAATGGATGAGCTAACAGAGAGGTTGTCTAAGGGCCATGATCCGTCCGGTGAAACACTCAAGGTTGTCTCTGTTGTTGGATTCGGAGGATTGGGCAAGACAACTCTTGCTAAAGCCATGTATGACAAGCTTAACAAGAATTTTGATTGTGGGGGTTTTGTTCCAGTGGGTCAAAATCCAGACACAAAGAAAGTTCTCAGGGATATCCTCCTTGAACTTGACAGGGAGCTGTACAGAGACGCATCAACAATGGATGAAAGGCAGCTGATCAATCAGCTGCAGACATTCCTAGTAGGAAAGAG GTACATTTTTGTTATGGACGACATATGGGATATACGAACATGGGAAGTGATTAAATGTGCTTTCATGGACAGTCATCCGGAAAGTAGATTAATCATAACTACTCGTATTGTTGATGTTGCCACAAAAGCTGGTGGTATCTACAACATGGAACCACTTTCTAATGACAACTCTGAAATATTATTCTATACAAGAACATATGGTGGTGAAGCACTAACTTCATCTAACCAACATGTTGAGGTGACTaacaaaattttgaagaaatgtGGGGGTGCGCCATTAGCTATAATTACAATTGCCAGCTTGCTTGTTGGAAAGCAGAGTGAGGATTGGTCTAAGGTGTATGACGCCATTGGTTTTCGGCATGAGGACAGCGAAGTTGTTCAGAACACAAGAAAGATATTGTCATTTAGTTATTATGATTTACCTTCGCATCTGAAGACATGTTTATTGTATCTAAGTATGTTCCCTGAAGATAGCTTTATTGAAAAACACTCCCTCATATGGAAGTGGGTCTCTGAAGGTTTTGTCCCAGATAGGTCATTTCAGTTAGGAGAGAGCTATTTCAGCATGCTAGTAAATAGAAGCATGATCCGGTGGATAGATGGTGATGCTGACTTGGATGGCCAAAGTGGTTGTCGTGTTCATGACATGGTGCTGGATCTCATCCGCACCATATCAAATGAGGTAAACTTTGCCACAGTACATGATATGGAGCATCACGGCACATGTTCGGGAGGAAAGCTCAAGGTTCGCAGATTAGCAGTTCATGGAAAAAGTGGGGAACACAACTGTAGCATTGCAATGGAGCATGTAAGGTCATTTAATGTTGTCGAGTGCAGTGCCAATAGTATGCCCCTGCTTTTGAGCTTTAAAGTACTGCGTGTGCTAGTTATTGAGGACTGTGTTTTTTGGGAAGGTGGTAGTCTTGAGCATCTCGGTAAGTTGTTGCAGCTGAGGTACCTGGGGCTAGTGAAGACAGCGGTCAAGATCCCTGAAGGAATAGGACATGATCTGAAGTTTCTTGAGATATTGGATGTAAGGGGAGGTTTGATAAGTGAGCTGCCGCCATCTGTTGGTGAGCTAATGAATTTGAGGTGCTTGTGGGCTGATAACGGTACAGTGATGAAGGGAGAGATAGGGAAACTGACATGCCTTGAAGAGCTGGAGCTACATTCGGTGGAGAAGTGCCCAAACTTCTTCACAGAGGTGCGGAAGCTGACGAAGTTAAGGGTGCTCAAGATATATTTCGCTGAAATACAGGAGTCTGCAGGCAAGGCTCTGATGGAATCCCTGTGCAACCTGCACAATATCCATAGACTGACGGTCTTGGATGATGGTCGTCAGGCTGAGTATTCGGTTGTCGTCAATCATAGCTTGGAAGACTTGGCACCCTGTACAAAGCTGTACGAGTTAAATCTGCTATGCATAGTTATACCGAGGGTGCCATCATGGATCAACCATTTAAGTGTTCCACTCCTTTCTCGTCTAGGGCTGCATGTGGATGCGGTAGAAGTTCGGGATGTTCAAACCATCGGCAGGTTGCCGTCGCTCCTCGAACTTGGTCTCTGGAGTAAGGATGAAAAGAACGTATCATATACTTTTGGCAGCAATGAGTTTCACAAGCTGAGAATCTTGTGGACGAAGAATATAGAGATCGCTGTTGGAGAAGGAGCATTGCCGATGCTTGAATGGCTGGAATACACTGCAAGCGCTGAAAGAAAGGACGCTGCCAGCTTGGTGCCGTGGAGGAGAAATAGCTGCCCTTTGCTGAAGGACGTCACCTGTTGGCTTGACTGCACTAACAACAGCTACAGGGAAGTAAAGGAAGCGAAGCAAGCGCTGAGGCAGGCTTCCGGCACCCGTCGCAATGCTGAGTATCTCTACCTCGTGATACGAAAAGAAAACTACGACGAGGAGGCAGGTAGATTCATTGATAATCTCGTGGAGGTCCTAGGCGGTTTGGAGAGACCGGGGAAGGAGGGCATTCCCGCTGATGAAGCAGATCTGCGTGACATGATAACGTCTCTAGAGAGTCTGTTACGTGACGGCGTCGAGCCTCGCGTCGGGCGGTATGCTGAACAAGAGTTACGTGGTTTTGTTACCACCTTCAAGAGTTTGTTACCTGATGCTGCTGCAGCTACCACCATCAAGGAAGAG CCGGATAATGGTGATGCCACCAGCAGTGCCGATCAGGATCAGGAAGGGGCGGCGAGCCACTGTTGA